In Bacillus cereus ATCC 14579, a single window of DNA contains:
- a CDS encoding TIR domain-containing protein produces the protein MGTNVFISFRFSDGNDLKEELEELIESSTEVFNRSENEDRSTMSEDTIQKYLYDKLKQTSVTIVLLTPKAVSYKKDIWGAYDDWLYDELRYSLEDRNENRTNGVVAVYTNESKDLILSKSSHTCSVCNQESNCEVILDFDNLVRKNVLNIKTAYKSNPCNNLFDEDKDSYISLVHIDDFKKDYVKYIEAAKEKRDRKDEFELVKKM, from the coding sequence ATGGGGACAAACGTATTTATTTCATTTCGTTTTAGTGATGGTAACGATTTAAAGGAAGAGTTAGAAGAATTAATTGAATCATCAACTGAAGTCTTTAATAGATCCGAAAATGAGGACAGAAGTACTATGAGCGAAGACACGATTCAGAAATACCTATACGACAAACTGAAACAAACCTCTGTTACAATTGTATTGTTAACTCCTAAAGCTGTTTCCTATAAGAAGGATATTTGGGGGGCATATGATGATTGGTTATATGATGAGTTAAGATATTCTTTGGAGGATCGAAATGAGAATCGTACAAACGGTGTAGTTGCTGTTTACACAAATGAAAGTAAAGACCTAATATTAAGTAAAAGCTCACATACTTGTAGTGTTTGTAATCAAGAATCAAATTGTGAGGTAATACTAGATTTTGATAATCTTGTGAGAAAAAATGTCCTAAATATTAAAACTGCCTATAAATCTAACCCTTGTAACAACCTATTTGATGAGGATAAAGACTCTTATATTTCACTAGTTCATATAGATGATTTTAAGAAGGATTACGTGAAATATATTGAAGCGGCAAAAGAAAAACGGGACAGAAAAGATGAATTTGAACTAGTAAAAAAAATGTGA
- a CDS encoding SIR2 family protein codes for MTVIERDKKNFVNSYVRALNNGRAAIFAGAGVSIPSGGISWSDLLREEAESIGLDISKENDLISVAQYIYNESGTKQTITNLLKNKIAREGKINKNHEIIRSLPIRKIWTTNYDDFLEKAYLDDNKVIDVKKSIEDMATEIDFSETTIYKMHGDIGIPSSTVLLKDDYEIYDKKNELFTKTLQTDLLSNTFLFIGFSFDDPNLESILSKVRIMLEGNPRRHYCLLKKISEGDPEFDQFDDPKEKARELEYRINKQRLRVADLLRYGIKAILVDSYDEMTQLLDSIKRKYLSTKVFVSGAYEEVDNFLGKTGNDALKQADKFCVRLGEALFTEGFEISSGFGLGVGRNVVTGVLIQESLLNHTRVGSQLVIRPFPTQQTVPEKRAYREKILSECGVTICVFGNKKVSGSNELQNSPGVEEEARIAGELGQLVLSIGSTGYVAKKIWEDQLGKITTTFSENSQILESYHNLNSPNRSIDQLIDDILIILKEYKTNPKKFKIV; via the coding sequence ATGACAGTTATTGAAAGAGATAAAAAGAACTTTGTAAATTCATATGTAAGAGCCTTAAATAACGGTAGAGCTGCAATATTTGCTGGTGCAGGAGTTTCGATTCCATCTGGTGGAATCAGCTGGAGTGATTTACTTAGAGAGGAAGCTGAGTCCATCGGGTTAGACATATCGAAAGAAAATGATTTGATATCAGTTGCTCAATATATCTATAATGAGTCAGGTACTAAGCAAACTATAACTAATCTTTTAAAGAATAAGATTGCTCGCGAAGGAAAGATAAATAAAAATCATGAAATAATAAGATCATTGCCCATACGAAAAATTTGGACGACAAACTATGACGATTTCTTAGAAAAGGCATATTTAGATGACAATAAAGTGATTGATGTAAAAAAGTCCATTGAAGATATGGCTACTGAAATAGATTTTTCTGAAACTACTATTTACAAAATGCATGGTGATATTGGAATCCCAAGTAGTACGGTGTTACTTAAAGATGATTATGAAATTTATGATAAGAAGAATGAACTTTTTACCAAGACTCTTCAGACAGATTTACTTAGTAATACATTTTTGTTTATTGGATTTAGTTTTGATGACCCTAACTTAGAAAGTATTTTATCTAAAGTTCGAATTATGTTAGAGGGTAATCCCCGTCGACACTACTGTTTGTTGAAAAAGATTAGTGAGGGTGATCCTGAATTTGATCAGTTTGATGACCCAAAAGAAAAAGCTAGGGAACTAGAATACAGAATTAATAAACAGCGATTAAGAGTAGCGGATTTATTAAGATATGGTATTAAGGCAATATTGGTTGATTCCTATGATGAGATGACTCAATTACTAGACTCAATTAAAAGAAAGTACTTATCGACTAAAGTATTTGTATCTGGGGCATACGAAGAAGTTGATAATTTTCTTGGAAAAACCGGTAATGATGCTTTAAAACAAGCTGACAAGTTTTGTGTAAGGTTAGGAGAAGCACTATTTACTGAAGGCTTTGAAATATCATCTGGTTTTGGCTTAGGAGTTGGTAGGAATGTAGTAACTGGTGTTTTAATTCAAGAATCTCTTTTAAATCATACAAGAGTAGGCTCCCAGCTGGTAATAAGACCTTTCCCGACACAACAAACGGTACCTGAAAAACGTGCATACCGTGAGAAAATATTGTCTGAATGTGGTGTGACAATATGTGTTTTCGGAAATAAAAAAGTTAGTGGGAGCAATGAATTACAAAACTCTCCTGGTGTTGAAGAAGAGGCAAGAATTGCTGGAGAGTTAGGACAACTTGTTTTATCTATAGGCTCAACTGGATACGTTGCAAAAAAAATATGGGAAGATCAGCTAGGAAAAATAACGACTACTTTTTCTGAGAACTCCCAAATTTTAGAAAGCTATCATAATCTTAACAGTCCTAATCGAAGCATTGATCAGCTTATTGATGATATTTTGATTATCTTAAAAGAATATAAAACAAACCCAAAGAAGTTTAAAATTGTATAA
- a CDS encoding restriction endonuclease subunit S, which yields MKNNHIPEIRFAGFTGNWGKKPLTELVERVTRKNKKGESRLPLTISAQYGLVDQETYFNKTVASTNLEGYYLLYKGEFAYNKSYSNGYPYGAIKRLEKHDKGVLSSLYICFRPLNYSVSSDFLTHYFESAVWHKEVSMISVEGARNHGLLNISVSDFFETLHLIPNLVEQTQIGNFLKQLDDMIALHQQELTTLKQTKKGFLQKMFPKEGESVPEVRFPGFTGDWEQRKLESIYEKIRNAFVGTATPYYVEDGHFYLESNNVKDGQINRNTEVFINDEFYEKQKNNWLHTGDLVMVQSGHVGHTAVIPEELDNTAAHALIMFSNYREKADPYFLNYQFQTHKSKKKLNNITTGNTIKHILASEMKKFLVDIPKYEEQKMIGNFFKQLDDAIALHQRELDALKETKKAFLQKMFA from the coding sequence GTGAAAAATAACCATATACCAGAGATTCGGTTTGCGGGATTTACTGGGAATTGGGGAAAGAAACCCTTAACTGAATTAGTGGAAAGAGTTACAAGAAAAAACAAAAAAGGTGAATCTAGGCTTCCTTTGACAATATCGGCCCAGTATGGATTAGTTGACCAAGAAACCTATTTTAATAAAACAGTGGCTAGTACTAATTTAGAGGGATATTACTTATTATACAAAGGGGAGTTTGCTTACAACAAGAGTTATTCAAACGGTTATCCATATGGTGCAATTAAAAGACTCGAAAAACATGATAAGGGTGTATTATCCAGTTTATATATATGCTTTAGACCGTTAAATTATTCCGTTTCTAGTGATTTCCTAACTCATTATTTTGAATCGGCAGTGTGGCATAAAGAAGTATCTATGATATCTGTAGAAGGTGCACGTAATCATGGTCTTCTAAACATAAGTGTGAGCGATTTTTTTGAGACTCTTCATTTAATCCCTAACCTGGTAGAACAAACCCAAATCGGTAACTTTTTAAAACAACTAGACGACATGATCGCTCTTCATCAGCAAGAACTAACCACCCTCAAACAAACAAAAAAGGGATTCTTGCAAAAAATGTTTCCAAAAGAGGGGGAGTCCGTGCCAGAAGTTCGGTTCCCAGGATTTACTGGAGATTGGGAGCAGCGTAAGTTAGAAAGTATTTACGAAAAAATCAGAAATGCTTTTGTTGGTACAGCAACGCCATATTATGTGGAAGATGGTCATTTTTATTTAGAATCAAATAATGTTAAGGATGGACAGATAAATAGAAATACAGAAGTGTTCATCAATGATGAATTTTACGAAAAGCAAAAAAATAACTGGCTTCATACTGGTGACTTAGTTATGGTTCAATCTGGACATGTTGGACATACAGCAGTGATTCCTGAAGAATTAGATAATACTGCTGCTCATGCTTTGATTATGTTTTCAAACTATCGAGAAAAAGCTGATCCATACTTCTTAAATTATCAGTTTCAAACCCATAAATCAAAAAAGAAATTGAATAACATCACAACTGGTAATACTATAAAGCATATTTTGGCATCCGAGATGAAAAAATTTCTGGTTGATATTCCAAAATACGAAGAACAAAAAATGATTGGTAACTTTTTTAAACAACTGGATGACGCTATCGCTCTTCATCAGCGTGAATTAGATGCCTTAAAAGAAACGAAAAAAGCATTCCTACAAAAGATGTTTGCCTAA